Proteins from one Mesotoga infera genomic window:
- a CDS encoding LacI family DNA-binding transcriptional regulator, whose translation MKPITIEDVARLSGVSRGTVSRVINGSQNVNSETRKKVLEVIEKLGYRPNQSARRTAGGRSSTIGIVIPMIGTEFYERLIKSMEEKLRAQWYTMMLFPVLKRDWLSKVMMHDIPNSDAAGMFLCSFDIERLFSSFRKPFEGPTVLVDSYSPLYDSIYIDNELGGYLVGRKFSHLEGSTHVIMMQEYIDSGFWPVFNSRFKGFQKALLENGKSLPHRNVHSYDFSWSAGALAARDIFDNDRPPFNIFAMSDLYAFGVMREAQLRGLRIGRDVKLVGYDDQSVARDWGITTVRQPIEEMGEKAVDLMFKRLERPGKEVESLCLKPEIVERESA comes from the coding sequence ATGAAACCGATAACGATAGAAGATGTCGCCAGACTCAGCGGCGTATCGCGAGGAACGGTATCGAGGGTAATCAACGGAAGTCAGAATGTTAACAGCGAAACTAGAAAGAAAGTGCTCGAAGTAATAGAAAAACTCGGTTACCGCCCAAACCAGAGCGCCCGGAGAACGGCCGGTGGAAGATCCTCCACAATCGGCATAGTGATTCCTATGATCGGTACGGAATTCTATGAAAGACTCATCAAGAGCATGGAAGAGAAGCTCAGAGCGCAGTGGTACACCATGATGCTCTTCCCCGTTCTCAAAAGGGACTGGCTCTCGAAAGTCATGATGCACGACATCCCCAATTCAGACGCGGCTGGAATGTTTCTTTGTTCGTTCGATATCGAGCGTCTCTTTTCATCTTTCCGTAAACCCTTCGAAGGGCCAACGGTCCTGGTTGACAGCTACTCACCCCTGTACGACTCGATCTATATAGACAACGAGCTCGGAGGATACCTCGTAGGAAGAAAGTTCTCGCATCTAGAAGGGAGCACGCATGTCATAATGATGCAAGAATACATAGATTCGGGCTTCTGGCCCGTCTTTAATTCAAGATTCAAAGGTTTTCAGAAAGCGCTCCTCGAAAACGGGAAAAGCCTTCCGCATAGAAACGTTCACTCCTACGACTTCAGCTGGAGCGCTGGAGCCCTCGCAGCCCGCGATATCTTCGACAACGACCGGCCTCCCTTCAACATCTTTGCTATGAGTGATCTTTACGCATTTGGAGTTATGCGCGAGGCACAGCTCAGAGGCCTTCGCATCGGTCGGGATGTGAAGCTGGTCGGTTACGACGATCAATCGGTCGCCAGAGACTGGGGGATTACCACGGTAAGGCAGCCTATAGAGGAGATGGGAGAGAAAGCCGTAGATTTGATGTTCAAGCGCCTCGAGAGACCGGGAAAGGAAGTCGAAAGTCTGTGTTTGAAACCTGAAATTGTGGAACGTGAATCCGCTTAA
- a CDS encoding sensor histidine kinase: MKKFGLSSQIWLLFGLVMLFLCVILAVVFRWSIRDFFTTEAYMTIESAQEMKLLELQGGLVPGSNIYMGDLKNIRDVGHIIVLNKEYGLLEEYLEGWRLKIGPDVKDDLKTGSGQSLNLEISSIMIWGTISPDILPLLGKIRENAELQKSKSGRYETEIGNRKLFYVIRSEELLDRNITFISYMWDTYKNTLSSTLFSRLFFVIAIVVILSLIIAILFSRYLTRPLKRLSEDVKAIAARNWDKPISINRKDEIGELADSMEMMRASLSEQDREQQAMLQFISHELKTPVMVIRSYAQAIKDGIYPGGDLDSAIDVIDKEIQRMDMRVKDLLFITRLEYLSRHNLQLEKIELSELIESVAGRFYYQRGDIEWDLRLEKIQASVNEEQFSIVIENILTNQLRYARQKIEIELKTIQKDSKILITFKNDGEAIEEKRLQQLFKPFNKGAGGEHGLGLNIVKRIVELHNGRVWIENEDDGVSTHIELPV, encoded by the coding sequence ATGAAAAAGTTCGGCCTTTCCAGCCAGATATGGCTTCTCTTCGGTCTGGTCATGCTCTTCTTATGTGTGATACTGGCTGTGGTCTTCAGGTGGTCCATAAGGGATTTCTTCACGACAGAGGCTTACATGACGATAGAATCGGCCCAGGAAATGAAGTTGCTCGAATTACAGGGTGGGCTGGTTCCGGGTAGCAATATTTATATGGGCGATCTTAAAAATATAAGAGACGTGGGCCACATAATCGTCTTAAATAAAGAATACGGTCTTCTTGAGGAGTATCTCGAAGGCTGGAGGTTGAAAATCGGCCCCGACGTAAAGGACGACTTAAAAACGGGTTCCGGCCAGTCCTTAAATCTCGAGATCTCTAGCATAATGATTTGGGGGACCATCTCCCCGGATATACTTCCCCTTCTTGGTAAGATAAGAGAAAACGCCGAGCTACAAAAGTCAAAATCCGGCCGTTATGAAACTGAAATTGGGAACAGGAAACTCTTCTATGTCATAAGATCGGAAGAGCTTCTCGACAGAAACATCACTTTCATCTCATATATGTGGGACACATACAAGAATACGCTCTCCAGCACGCTTTTCTCGCGTCTGTTTTTCGTTATTGCAATCGTTGTGATTCTTAGTCTGATAATCGCCATACTCTTTTCGAGATATCTAACGCGACCGCTGAAAAGACTCTCCGAAGATGTCAAAGCCATAGCCGCGAGGAACTGGGACAAACCCATCTCTATAAACCGCAAAGACGAGATAGGCGAACTGGCCGATTCGATGGAGATGATGAGAGCCAGCCTGAGCGAACAGGACAGAGAGCAGCAGGCGATGCTTCAGTTCATTTCTCATGAGCTAAAAACACCGGTTATGGTTATCAGAAGCTATGCCCAGGCCATAAAGGATGGCATCTATCCCGGTGGAGACCTCGATAGCGCCATAGATGTTATAGACAAAGAAATACAAAGAATGGATATGAGAGTGAAGGATCTGCTTTTCATCACGCGTCTCGAATACCTATCCAGACACAACCTGCAACTCGAGAAGATAGAACTTTCCGAGCTCATAGAGAGTGTCGCCGGAAGGTTCTACTACCAGAGAGGCGATATAGAATGGGATCTGAGGCTGGAGAAAATTCAGGCGTCGGTCAACGAAGAACAGTTCTCGATAGTTATCGAGAACATCCTCACCAACCAGCTGCGTTATGCCAGGCAGAAAATCGAGATCGAACTCAAGACTATCCAGAAGGACTCAAAAATACTCATCACTTTCAAGAACGACGGAGAGGCCATAGAAGAAAAAAGATTACAGCAACTCTTCAAACCCTTCAACAAAGGCGCTGGAGGCGAACACGGGCTTGGGCTGAACATAGTGAAGAGAATAGTCGAACTCCACAACGGCAGGGTATGGATCGAAAATGAAGATGACGGAGTCTCGACACATATAGAACTGCCCGTTTGA
- a CDS encoding sugar ABC transporter substrate-binding protein, with amino-acid sequence MRRKVLIVLAVSMLFLSSVITATVDGKLIIWADDTRTPIFKELAREYTEMTGIIVTVYEMTMDAIAEQVVTASPAGEGPDLIVGAHDWIGRLVRNGTIASIDLPEDLLLQFDPVTIAAMSFEGKLYGVPYSREGVALLYNKDLVPEPPQTWDELIDITREITNPAIGQYGFIVELPFPYNSFPVLSALGGYIFGQRSDGTLLMDDIGLDSVGMILGATLIDWLIEEGLMPGEIPWETMTGLLSEGKAGMVITGPWSIPIAESGGVNVGVAPIPTICGQRPRPFVGVSGIMVNAYSPNKAIIQDFIENQYATKESMLKIFEMDPRPSAFIPAFEETRDDPVMNAFAESISFGMPLPNVPEMNTVWSVWTDAMTLICNQTLSPHEALRQAAKVLEDTFSN; translated from the coding sequence ATGAGAAGAAAGGTTCTGATCGTTCTTGCGGTTTCGATGTTATTTCTGAGTTCGGTGATAACTGCCACGGTCGATGGAAAGCTAATAATCTGGGCAGATGACACGAGAACTCCGATCTTCAAGGAACTGGCCAGAGAGTACACCGAAATGACCGGTATAATCGTGACGGTCTACGAAATGACCATGGATGCGATTGCCGAGCAGGTTGTTACGGCCTCTCCGGCAGGCGAGGGCCCCGATCTAATCGTCGGAGCTCACGATTGGATAGGAAGACTGGTCCGCAACGGTACCATCGCCTCTATCGATCTTCCCGAAGATCTACTCTTGCAGTTCGATCCCGTGACTATTGCTGCCATGTCCTTCGAAGGAAAGCTTTACGGTGTCCCTTACAGCAGGGAGGGAGTCGCACTGCTGTACAACAAAGATCTCGTTCCTGAACCTCCTCAGACCTGGGATGAGTTGATCGATATCACAAGAGAGATTACCAACCCCGCTATCGGACAGTACGGATTCATCGTCGAACTCCCCTTCCCTTACAACAGCTTCCCTGTGCTTTCGGCCCTTGGAGGATATATATTCGGGCAGCGTTCGGACGGAACGCTTTTGATGGACGATATCGGTCTTGACTCCGTAGGCATGATTCTAGGAGCTACTCTTATAGACTGGCTTATCGAGGAAGGTCTCATGCCGGGAGAGATACCCTGGGAAACTATGACGGGACTTCTCTCCGAAGGAAAGGCAGGAATGGTAATTACCGGACCCTGGAGTATCCCCATCGCAGAAAGCGGAGGAGTAAACGTTGGAGTTGCACCCATACCGACAATATGCGGGCAACGGCCACGGCCTTTCGTAGGAGTGTCGGGCATCATGGTCAACGCGTACTCCCCCAACAAAGCAATTATACAGGACTTCATCGAGAACCAATATGCAACCAAAGAGTCGATGTTGAAGATCTTCGAAATGGACCCGAGACCGTCGGCGTTCATACCGGCCTTTGAAGAGACCAGGGACGATCCCGTCATGAATGCCTTCGCAGAATCGATCTCTTTCGGTATGCCACTTCCAAATGTTCCGGAAATGAACACGGTCTGGTCTGTCTGGACGGACGCGATGACTTTGATATGCAACCAGACGCTTTCTCCTCATGAAGCTCTAAGGCAGGCTGCAAAAGTGCTCGAAGATACCTTTTCCAACTGA